The following nucleotide sequence is from Zea mays cultivar B73 chromosome 1, Zm-B73-REFERENCE-NAM-5.0, whole genome shotgun sequence.
ggacccctaggcgcatggaggaaaacaccaagcaaccttagagcattcttgatcatccacactcagtctttgcgcattcgtttgtcattcgcagtgattcgagctccgttctagagagaactttgagatagtcttttgagctcgattcttggccgtgtgtgtgcgcattttgctgtggatttgtgtgtgttgcttcccttccttactccgtgattctttgtgaacatcaaaagtgtaagggcgagaggctccaagttgtggagattcctcgcgaacgggataagaaaagaaaaagcataacactgtggtattcaagttgatcattggatcacttgagaggagttgagtgcaactctcgtccgttgggacgccacaacgtggagtaggcaagttttgtacttggccgaaccacgggataaatcactgtgtcttctctgtgttgaattctttgtgattatcgtattgtgcaagaccttctctctagccacttggcgattattgtgctaacacttaacaagtttttgtggctataagtttaagtttcacaggatcacctattcaccccccctctaggtgctctcagaaggaCGCCATAGATAAGGATACTTGGCACCAGCAACCAGCCCTGCCTTTCGCTCCATCGGCTGTTGATAATCATCTTTGGGTGGAGATATGCTTGCACTCTGCCTCCGCTCCCCTTTGTCTTGAGTTTCGATAGCATTTCATTTGAGCACCCCCGTCAGAGGTCCGCTTTTGTAGGCACCGCCATGCCATGTGCCCATGTCGAAACCCGCAGACCAGCAGGCGTCACCGAGGAGAAATTGGTCATAGAAGATCGCCGAGGCGAGCCTCGTCGTCGCCTTCACCACCCAAGACCTCCTCCTTAAGCTCTCGCACGCAGTCACAAGACTCAGGGTCATACTTCTCGAGCCCGACTGCCTCCCCTTCAACCGTAGCTCCATCGTCACGACCCTTAGGGAGATCTCTACCACCGCCCAACCCTCGCGTGATGCAGGGACCGCGTCACGTAGAACGACCCGGCCACGCTGCTCTAATCCTCGAGCATTGTGGGGCCCAGCAAGGGTGTCGTCGCTgttagaatataatataagtgaattgtccatCTCCTCCCATCAGATTAAGCTTTTGAGGTCTAGAGTTTGAATTTTGATTAGCACAATTTAATAAGATAATTGTTGCTCGCTCCTATATTCCACGCCAGAGACACAAAAGAGGCTCGACGTCACGGGGAGTGCTAGAtaataatataagtgaattgtacACTTCCTCTCATCAACTTAAACTTTTATGTTGAattggttggtgcatgcaacttaatagtCGCCACGCACCGGAGCCTCATCTCAACGGTGTGGAAAGTGTACGTGGAACAATGGGATCAAACCAGCAGCCATGGGGAGTGATTTGCTATGATTTCTCTATAACTGAAGTGCCCTTGTGCAATTTCTTGATTTTCTTTCTAGCATACAAGATTTTCTCCATCATATTCCTTGCTAATGAAATATATGAAGAGTCAACATTGATTGTAGATATGGAAGTATGGAACTGAATGCACTGTGATACCCACTGGATCACGAGGGATGGCTCCCAGGATGCTTGGAAGCACGTTCACGGCTAGGGTCCTATAGCTATTCAGACCGATCTACGGGACAACCATCAAGGTATCTATGAGGTGCCTGATAGACGGGTCGTACCATATGGACGATGGACTCGCTTGAGAAGGCGAAACAACGACTCGAGTAGAAGAAACACCAGGAATAGGAGGGCCCCATCAGCTCAAAGCCAATGAAATCAAAGTACCAAACTAATTAACGCAATGTTGCAATCAATGGACGGAGGAACTATCCACTATTGAGTAAATAATGATATGCATTATTACTCATGAGCAGGTTGATTATACCAAGACGACACACGCTATGTGAGTAAGAAGCTAAGAGGCTTACAACATTGAGAGAAGACGAGAAGTTCCCCTCTCTGTCGCCCACTACGCTTTGGAGGTGTCAGTAGTTTTACACCAACAATTTTAATGGTGGTCATCTTTAGTAAGTAGATCTTATGTACGTTGTACGTAGGTTATGTCCCCCTAAACGATTACCAAACCGTTTTAGATCAAAAAACCACTACCCACTGGTAAACTGGTAAAACCGATCGGTTTAGCCAAACCAAATTTAAACAAATTCAAAACGGTTTTTCGCTGAAAACCGACGGGAAACCACTCAATACTGCTAATAAATCGCCCATTTGAATCGTTTTTTTGTTTTTACATAAAAAATGGGAAAATTTGACATGATTCACTTGTAATTTGTTCAATTCACGTTGCATAGTAAATACTAATTGATCCACACAACTTATGTTCACCAAAATGACATACAACATATATATGCAACCACAAACTTCAATTCTCATGAAACAAACAATCATCAGACTTCATaatactcaaatacaagttcttttaGAGTTCTCCCACAACATATATGTCAACATATTTCACAATACTCACGTATTCAGTTCGAGTCATACTACTCATTAATATAGGAAGGATCCTAATATGTGCCTATTCCGTCTATGTGCGATATGCTCCTTCAATCGGGTACCACCCCCTCCACTCTTCGTTTCTCTAAAATACTTACACTTGAAACATGTGCCAACCTTCTCTCCGTGCTCCCAGACTAGGTCCAACATATCTCATATAACGAAGAACAAGACATGATATCATGTAACAAGAGTAGAATAAAAACATATTTCTTGTAACAAATGACATATTAATATAAAACAATAAAACATCGAAACATGTTTGCATTCTTTCCTCTATGTGCGAATTGCTCCTTCAATCGGATACCACTCCTCCGCTCTTTGTTTCTCTataatacttgcacttaaaacctGCGCCAACCTTCCCTTCACGTTGCCAGAATAAATCCGACATGTGTCCTACAAATGTGACAAAAATAATGCAAGTATGCAACACATTAATAGCAAATAATATTACCAGCTACATATATAACTAAGTATTATCAATACTAACATATATAACTAAATATTAACAATTCTAACATATATAACTACACATAACAATACTAATATATAACTAGATATTAACAAGACGTCATCACATAAAAAAATCTGAAACCCTAAACCCAAAAACCAAATCTATACACTAAAATTACTAAATAATATAACTCAACACGATTTCTCAGTATCAAACCGCGATTTACCACTGCAAGAGAAACCGACAGATTAACAGGTTTACTAGCGGGTCCATACGTTTTCCTATTTTTAATGGGCTAAACTAAATTAAATTTAGATATCATGTATACCAGATTACTCACTAGAACATGTAGTTTTTATCATATTTTTcttcatttttttatttttttttcaaaaaattaAAATTTGGAGTGAAttttaaaaaaccggtggttaacCGACACTGCTCGGCGACGGTTTCGGTAAAACGTCTAGCAAACCAGTGGTTTCTACCAGTTTTGTAAACCCTGCCCCCTACCCTTGGTCCCCCTTATGCTGCTGTAGATAGTACTAATTATCAGCCTAATGATTGTtttgttagggtttagggtttagcgcATGGGGTAGCACAACAGGTGGTCCTCATCATCGTAGTTGTGGCGGATTTGGCACAcgcgtttagggtttagggtttagggtttagggtttggcacACGCCCCCTTGCTCTTCCTTCTAGTCATCCTCCTTCTCATGCGACGATCACAGTTCCTCCGGTAGCTCGCTCATGATGATTCGACCATCACCACCATGGTTGTCTCGATGGGGGTGATGGCAAGGTTAGCCACATTCGTCGATCCCCTAGGGAACATGGATAGGGGATGAAGGCGGTAGTGGGAAGTTACATCGAAAACAAGATAAAAGCACTGTTAACGATCCTGAGGAAGAGGTTTTGAATGGGAAGTATATTACAAGGCAATTCTTTTATTGGAGTCGTCCCATTCCAGGCTTTCTTGAACCAATTAATACTAAAGGTAGAACGGAACCGCTCTGAACCAAATACTAGTAAGATAGTGTTTGGTTCAACAACGAGATGGATCGGAATGATTCCAATCTATCTTTattagtgtttggttgaggaaaGTATCTAATGGAGTGGCTCCAAAAAATAGTTTTCTAATATGTTGAATCATACTGCTCCCAAAAACTATCGAATCTTTTCGCTCACGGAATAGAATGGGGCCTTCTATCTTATAAACACAGAACAAAGTCATTCTAGGTCTAATAATGTAACAGCTCGCCGCTTCCCTCTAGTttaccaatacacatggattggatgggattgaaaAAAATTTATGCTCCATctaaggtcttgttcggttattcccaatacacatggattggatgggattggaaaaaattaaaaagaagtttgacttgtttgtgaTTCAAACCCATTCAATccgactcaatccacatggattaagaGCTAAATGAACAAGCCCTAATAGACGCCCGAACCAGACATGCTCTGAAATCGTTCTCAAATACACACAAGGGATAGATAGAGGTACAGTTGAGTTATACAAAGGTTTCATCAAGTTTCTTAAAGTACAGCAGAGCTTCCATTTCCTACATGACCAGATAGCCCTAGCAAAGCATGCAGCTCCTACACCAAAAGCCATCCATGTTTCCCCACGTACTATCCAAGCGCCCAGCTGCAAAAGACCACAAAGGCACACATTAATTAACTAAATCTTCCATGATCGGTTACCATCAATGCAAAACCAGAGCAGTAAAAAAAATGAAGCTTGTGAGTCGCTAGCCAGCATGGGATCCGGTCTTGCCTCGGCAGCAGCAATATATATGCACAGTGCAAGCAGGTGAACAAGCGCAGCTAGTAGTAGCCGATGTCCTTGTCGTCGACGACGAGGTCCCCGTTGATGAGCTCGCGGTAGGCGGCGACGGGCCAGATGAACCCCCTGGGGAGGAGGCGGGTGGCGAGCTCGACGTCGATGatgatctccctcatggcgggCTTCTTCTCGCCGCTGATGGCGATGAGGTAGCTCCTGCCGACCCACCCGATCCAGCCGGCGATGTAGAGGAAGAGCAGGCCCGGGGTGACGAACTCGCCCCAGTGCCGCTGGTCGCCGCTGACGATGAGGTGCGGCAGGCCGTCGGCGCCGCACAGCAGCCCGAACTTGCCGTAGTTCTCGAACCGGCGCTTGGTCTTCTCGATGGTGGCGTTGATGGCGAGCGCGGGGGCGCTGTCGGGCGCGTACTTCTTCAGCGACGCGGTGAGCTTCTTGATCGAGTTCTTCTCGCGCTTCGCGAACGCCTTGGACTCCTTGCACGGGGTCAGCCCCGCGATGTCGGCGGCCGCGGGCGGAGGGGAGGTGGCGGCCGAGGAcagcagcaccgacgacagcgccaGCGCGGCGGAGAACGTCTTCACGGAGGACGCGAGCGACACGCTGCTGCTGTCGCCGGTGGCGGCGGAGCAGGCCacggagaggcgcgcgcgcggcttCGCGGCGAAGGCGGCCGTGGAGGCGGCGGCGAGGGCGGCCATCTCTGGTCTCTGGCTCTCTGCTGCTACGCTGCGTCGTCCGGCTTGGAGCTGGGGAGAAACAGACGTGCTTATTGGGAGGGAGATCAGGCACGATGGATGCAATGCAACTTTGGGATAAGGCCGCGGCGCACGAGTgggtgaggccgaggcgggggataagggggaagtgaggtgggtgCCGCGGATTGGCGCCGGGGCATCCGGCGTGGCGCGCGTCGGCGAGGGCGCTCACGTTTTGTGGGGTCGCCGCCTCTTTTTGGCTTGTGGCTGTGCGGCGACGCTGTTTATTTCCTCCCACCCCATTCGATTATTTCTCCCACTCTCCAGCACGGTTACTCTCAAACAATTGCCCCTCAATTTCTAGCAACTTGTGACACCTGGTTTAACGATGTttactagggatgaaaacggtttcggaatttttcggaattccgAAAACCGTTTTCGATTTTTTTCGATCAAATTCACCGGTAACGGTATTATTCGGAAACGGAATCGGTATCGGAATTTTTTATCAGAAACGGTATCGAAATCGGTATGTCATTTTACCGACCGTTTTGTTCGGTTACCGATTTTAATCGGAATTTACCGATTTTTTTCTCGGAATTTTACCGAAATAAAAAAAGCCCATCGGCCCATGAAGCCAACAGGTCTGAGTAGGCAAGCCTTAGTGCACCAATTGGTCGGCCCATGAAGCCAACAGGTCACAGCAGGCAAGCCTCACCAATTGGACAACGTGGTCTCATTTTATAACATtcctctcgtgttgctcattcaaATTTTCCAAGGTGGTACTAAGGCACGTTGTGACTGTCTGCCATACTTAAGTCTTGCATGACGTGCGTGAGGGACCCACCACCGGCCAGGCAGCACGCTCCCTCTCATCCATGGAtatgcatgctcctcttcatgctCCTCTTTCCGCTACGACGGTTGCTTGCATGTGTGTGTAACgaacatgtatatatatatatatatatatatatatatatatatatatatatatatatatatatatatatatatatatatatatataatatgtaaATATACTATATACATACACTATatataatataaataaataaatataatataatatactctatatatatacacactatATATGTAttatgaattgtgaacttgtaaTCTATGTCATTTTTTTATATTGTGGATTTATTATATCGATTTTTTATATTGATATATTTACCGATTATGGTTTAGATTTCGACCGGTACCGGTGTATTTTCCGTACCGAACTTTTGTTTCCGATATTttcgaaataccgatatcgtttccgtttccgaAATTACTGTTTCCGATTTCGTTTCCGATAAAAAAAATGAAAACGGAAATGATTTTAGCGTTTACcgatcgtttccgaccgttttcatccctaatgtTTACCATTCGAAGTCATGATGAAAGTAGTAGGGTTTTTTATGGGCGAACATACGCGGGCAGTGCACATGAACCTTTGGTGTATACAGCGGCGGAGCTCTATAAAATTATCATCCCGGACCATTTTATAAAAATTGAAGGTAATTTTAAAAAGCTCTCCAAGATATTGTACCGATAAATATACCACTAAAATCATAATATACGACAAACGTAGACTAAAATAATATTTATCTTAATTTAACATCTAAAAATATAATAAATTTGATAAAAGTGATAAAAGTCCCTAATTAAAAGCGATTTAGCCCTCGTCTCACAACAGCAAAACTGAATACTCCCGTCGGCCAaaataattcccgtcggtttttagggttcccgacgggagttaattaacTACCGTCGGCCATAACGAAGCCGACGGGAGATAAAATATATCCCGTCGGCCTCTGGGCAGGCCGACGGGAGATAATGTAGCTCCCGTCGGCCTCCGGACTGCCCGACGGGAGTTAAATAACTCCAGTCGGCTCGTCCATTGGCCGACGGGGTTTAGGGCGGGCCAGGCTATACGCGCCCGCGGCCCACTCGCCCCTCTCCCTTTCGTCGCTCCCTCTCCCTTTCGTCGCTCCCCCGCCAACCGCCGCCTGCCCGGCCACCGGCCGCGCGCCGCGCCCTCCCCGGCCCCTGGCCTGCCCCACGTCGACCCCGGCCACCGGCGCCGCGCCCTCCCCGCCCCCCCGGCCTGCCCCGCACCGACCCCAGCCACCGGCGCCGCCTGACCGGCCACCGGCGCCGCCTGCCCGTCCCCGTCCGGCCCTCGCGCGGCCACTGCCCGGCCCGGCGCGGCGCCCCTTCCCCGGCCACCCCGGCGACGTCCCCGACCACCCCGGCTTCATCTCGTACCCCACACCGCTGCCGTTGAGTTCGTGAGTGCAAAGTAAGTATATGGGCGCACGCGGTATATTTATATCGAAAAtatgcttattcccgtcggttggtTGGTTGCATTGATTAAGCCGATGGGAGTTAACTACGTTGTGGTAGTTTGATTAGTATGATTAGGGATGAGGCGATTGGTTGCATGTGATTAGTATGATATTGTTGCTACATGTTTTACTTAAGTTGATGATAATTGAAATGTATGAATGGCACTACTTTGTTTTTATTGTTGCTACATGTTTTACTTAAGTTGATGATAATTGAAATGTTTTAATTCATAACGATACACTATTTATTTGTTTATGCACTTTACTTTATTTTTACCATTATTTTCCTAGAGTTTTAGGGTTAAGTGCGCAGACCAGTAGTTAACCCTAGGCGTCACCTGTTCCGGAAGCACGCACATCACATTTATTCCTATGTTTGGGCCTAATGCACCTGGACAATCTATGGATGCATAGATTGTATAGTTTCATTCGGTCCAAACACAGGATTACTTGTGATGTGCGTGGTTCCGGGATTGTCCACGTATTTGGACAGCCAGAGAATGGGTGTGGCCGCATGTGATTCGTGCACGTGTACGATGGTCCGAACgagatttcggcagcataacccagttgttctccgttGCACCATGATAGGCGTGTGTtcggagaacagcggggttatgctgccgaaatttcgttcGGACCATCGGGCacgttgtaaggaaaatggaccccgggccttttggctaattgagttttggtgtttgatgaacaacacaatccgtgaactaataaggtttctagtgtttgtgtttgtagttcacaggatgcgaagaggattggaccaaggcaatgaggatgcaacacctcaaatgaagacataaaaagatgcatagaagtccaagactcaagaacaaaagaagcccatagaaatcagcaaagaaacctgagaagagggctgtcagccagcgcctggtggcgcaccggacagtgcacagtacctgtccggtgtgcaccggactgtccggtgggacaaccggacggtctgcgcagagaggccgcaggtaggcgctctcgggctgtagcaccggactgtccggtgtgcaccggactgtccggtgtgccaacgggcagacggcaacggtcgaatccaacggtcggatccaacggtcgactgctacagacgccaacggtcggctgacataggcgcaccggacatctactgttcagtgtccggtggtgcaccggactgtccggtgcacccgacgacagaaagctgctgctttctgtgcaacggctagttgagggtgtggaggctataaataacaccccaaccggccattctcaagtgtgagagcccaagcaacattccaatacacatagtgcatatttccaagtgctcaaacacccaagtgcttaatagaatcactcggtgattagcataggtgctttgcgaagtgcttaggttagttagaccgctttagcgcttgctctaggtgaatcctagttagttgagtgagtttagataaacctcacaacccctcggctcttgcgcgagccgttgtaattgtaccgagtggggcgagagtcttgcgagaccgtgacaaccgtgtttgtgtcacggccgccaccgtgtaccggagggaacgaggcccgcggcgtttcggccggaagctcgatagtggagacggcggggagcgtccgagaggagctggaagcggagcaccacttgcgcgtggagaaggcccgcggctctctacggagttactcgaccgaggtgcttggccctcgcgtgggcttccctttgcgtaggggcaccaacgaggattagtcgggaccttgcgcggttccggatacctcggtaaaaataccggcgtcatccacgagagtttgcttctctacttagctctttacattccgcatttatattaagcatttaagtttcaatcttgttgtcatacttatttagtgtagattgaaacttagcctttgcagtagagatagcaacacttagacaaaacctagtttgcacattctagttttgattcttgcataggttttgctctagggatttaattgtggccaagtttagtaaaagttttagaagtcctaattcacccccccctcttaggcgtcacccattgaccttcaattggtatcagagccggtttggctcatttgaaacgttttagcttcaccgctaaaagagccgacgctttttagaggaagggatggatacccataggccaccacacttcgacggcactaatttcccatattatagtgctagaatggcttgctacctagaggccgttgatctaggtgtttggagagtcactcgtgacgggatgaaacccctcaagaatcccgagaaacccaccacgagtgaggaaaaagaaatccatttaaatgctagagccaaaaattgcttgtatgaatctctcagcatggatattttcaatcaagtatttactctgaaaactgctaatgagatttggctaaaattgcatgagctccatgacggcacatccaatgtccgtgagcaaaaacattgcctagtcttaaatgagtataattcttttgctatgaaagatgatgagcttgttagagacacgtattctcgtttgaatctaataatcaatgagctcaactctattggcattaataagctaggtgatgcggacattgtgaggaagattatctccctgctaccacaacaaaaatatgggagcatcatcaccatccttcacaacatggaggacttgagcaacatgaccccgaccattgtgattgggaaaatcgcggcctttgagatgtcgcgaaaaatgagtcggggagaggagccaacttcctcaaagccatatgcttttgcatgtgatgaaaggaagggcaaaaagaaggctcccactccaagttcctcaagcgaagaagaggaagaagaagaagaaagtgatgatgaagataatcaaccatgcacatcatcctccgaggacgaagaaacaatccgacgcgtcggaaaggtaatgaggatgatccgcaagattaatctaatgggtgtgcccctgcaggtcgaggatcttctctttaacattgacaggaaaaagcaaaggaagagaggatgcttcgcatgtggggagaagggccacttcagggacaactgtccaaatatggccaaacccaaaaaggagaggagcaaaggcaaggcgctcacaagtgttagaacttgggatgactcttcaagtgaagatgaatctccaaggacgcgcagccaccggtcctcgtcacgatcatcacggacatcacacaaatgccttatggcaagaggtaacaaaagcattccatcctctagtgatgaaagtagtagtgatgatgaaggtgagggaaaggcctctctagatgagcttgcagaagccgtagaattttttcaggatgtttgcactaagcaaaaagctcaacttaaaaatttgaaaaataagttagttagctctcaaaatgattacaaaggtttgctagaaaaatttgaaacttttgcaaacttaaatagtgagctatcaactaaaattgagctgttagaatctagtgctccatccactgctaccgatgatagccttattaaaaagaatgaaaaacttaaggctaagttagctagctcccaagaagctattgaaaatttgctagagaaaatggaaattcttagcatacacaataatgagctaactactaagctagaaagcattggtagcaccccagcagcatctttagttgaaatatctgaaataattaagaaagatgcttctacttcctgctttgatttaattgatgattctaacacctgcaaccaagtcgctgttgagaatattgttatagagacatgtacggatgaggttgcaaaggaaaatgaacaattaaagcaagaagtggctcgccttggcaaggctttgtatgacaagaaaggcaaagccaaacaaatccaacctccacaggataacaccactgcgggagtgaacaagcctatggagggagaaactgtgatttgtaggctatgccacaaggaaggccacaagtctttccaatgcaaggcgatgaccggggataaacaaaggcaaaagctcaagcaaaagccatcaagcaaaatctccagcacctacatcaaaaaggtgaacaaaaaggacgctacaccatatttgatcaagaagaaaaagaatggaaaggtgatagcaatcaaggccaacaagcaagccaacaaaggaaagggggccaaacgcatctgggtgccaaaagagATAATTTCATCCAtgcaaagcaccaagaaggtttggatcccgaaagggaagtgagtgaacCAAAGGTcaacgggaaatttggagacttggctaaattgggatgtatatcatgggatacatcatattggatcaagtttattgccaagtgggttagtgaaaattttagacccaaatttcccacccatgactaaggtaactagttttagtgtattcctcgtttttagatatgcgtatctatttatcttttatctagtttatctttcttgcctagtattacatttgttatgtacttttgttcaaaatcatgcatactaggtaaatcatatggtaggattgctagtttttaaattcatatacttaagcaaacctacatggcttaaaatgtttagttaaagcacggcacatagcttttatatcactccatagtaaatgatgcatcaattgaaaattttgatttctacaa
It contains:
- the LOC100282027 gene encoding photosystem I reaction center subunit III produces the protein MAALAAASTAAFAAKPRARLSVACSAATGDSSSVSLASSVKTFSAALALSSVLLSSAATSPPPAAADIAGLTPCKESKAFAKREKNSIKKLTASLKKYAPDSAPALAINATIEKTKRRFENYGKFGLLCGADGLPHLIVSGDQRHWGEFVTPGLLFLYIAGWIGWVGRSYLIAISGEKKPAMREIIIDVELATRLLPRGFIWPVAAYRELINGDLVVDDKDIGYY